The Pseudophryne corroboree isolate aPseCor3 chromosome 2, aPseCor3.hap2, whole genome shotgun sequence genome has a segment encoding these proteins:
- the LOC134991801 gene encoding myb-related transcription factor, partner of profilin-like codes for MALVRELMKHHRQLFGQDAAKVSSRRKSVLWGKVIVAVNSEGVVRRTEDTCRKRFYDIKRRVKAKMAKEAKSARKTGGGPPFRATYREWEEPVRALIPAEVVSATHVRDSDRPTQDVRQTSRPDRPQTTQDDAGIAGSASVSRPPLRRPSQGSGHLPRRPSKTRRLVSESAAPSSPPRRRISAVSPQPPQALLASPQSDEPRSPQLSEPSLMPDVDQQGQDQQATFTLQLTPVDPSQPIQPQDIPQASMSPQLVQAPPQPQITDDFWSSWTSQQTQSNASLTAHTQHLASLPHHLPRISRNSGRLIVQVGRIATSMEQIRADNNQMLAHLTRIIDEQQRQHQTLIQLIQHNQVVNESLSRIVASHTATNTQLNASINNLSNNITLMAAQQVTSSSGTTTPSQTPVTSPVRRSSRARASEPAQSTAPSTHKRKKEYIKNICVTQ; via the exons atggcgttggtgcgtgagctgatgaagcaccatcggcaattgtttgggcaggatgctgccaaggtgtcctcccgcaggaagtctgtcctgtgggggaaagtaatagttgccgtaaatagtgagggtgtggtgaggcggactgaggacacgtgtcgcaagaggttctatgacataaagcgccgtgtcaaggccaagatggccaaagaggctaaatcagcacgcaaaaccgggggtggcccccctttccgggcaacctatcgggagtgggaggagcctgtgcgggcactgattccagcagaagtggtgtctgcaactcatgtccgggattcggaccgacccacgcaggatg tccgacagaccagccggccagacaggccacagacaactcaggatgatgctgggattgcag gttctgcttctgtaagccgccctcctctaaggcgcccatcacagggctcggggcacttacccaggaggccaagtaagacacggcgtcttgtctctgaatctgcggctccatcttccccacccaggcggcgcatttctgcagtctcaccccagccaccacaggcactattggcgagtccacagagtgatgagcccagatcacctcagttatctg agccaagcttgatgcccgacgtggaccagcagggacaagaccaacaggcaacattcacactgcaactaacacctgttgacccgagccagccaatacagccgcaggatatcccccaagcctccatgagtccacaactggtacaagctccaccccagccacaaattacagatgacttttggtccagttggacaagccaacagacccaaagcaatgccagcctgaccgcacatacccaacaccttgccagtctgccccatcatctaccgcgcattagtcgcaactcgggcagactgattgtccaagtaggccgaatcgcaacatcgatggagcaaatacgggcagacaacaaccaaatgctggctcatttaacgcgcatcattgatgagcaacagcgccagcaccaaacactcatacaactaatacagcacaaccaggttgtgaatgaatctttatcccggattgtagccagccacactgcaaccaacacacaactgaatgccagcataaataatttgagcaacaacataacattgatggcagcacaacaagtgacctccagctctggaaccacgacccctagccaaacgccagtaacctcccctgttcggcgatcctcccgagcacgtgccagtgagccagcacaaagcacagcacccagcacacacaagcgcaaaaaaGAATACATCAAAAACATTTGTGTAACGCAATAA